The Amycolatopsis mongoliensis genome includes a window with the following:
- the kdpB gene encoding potassium-transporting ATPase subunit KdpB: MTVTEERPQVTHEEHTGRVGAGVFSPRQLWTSLPDAVRKLNPKHQLGNPVMFVVWVGSALTTVFAITDPSVFTILIAVWLWFTVLFANLAEAVAEGRGKAQAESLRRSKKETVARRLTSDGEEQVPGVDLKIGDLVVVEAGEVIPGDGDVVEGIATVDESAITGESAPVIRESGGDRSAVTGGTTVLSDRIVVKITTKPGESFVDRMIALVEGASRQKTPNEIALTILLSTLTIIFLLAVVALQPMARYSGSEQSVIVLTALLVCLIPTTIGALLSAIGIAGMDRLVQRNVLATSGRAVEAAGDVSTLLLDKTGTITFGNRRATELIPVGSSTPDELARAARLASLADETPEGRSVVELTSDHASQDERGEFVPFTAQTRMSGIDIGSRRIRKGAASAVRAWVRDHGGEFPDETERVVDEIAAQGGTPLVVAEDAVVRGVIRLSDVVKPGMKERFRELRAMGIKTVMITGDNPLTAKAIAADAGVDDYLAEAKPEDKMALIKQEQEGGRLVAMTGDGTNDAPALAQSDVGVAMNTGTSAAKEAGNMVDLDSDPTKLIEIVEIGKQLLITRGALTTFSVANDLAKYFAILPAMFTGIFAQLGALNIMHLATPKSAILSAVIFNALIIVVLIPLALRGVRYKPSSASALLRRNLLVYGLGGIVSPFLGIWLIDLLVRLIPGIG; the protein is encoded by the coding sequence ATGACCGTCACCGAAGAACGACCCCAGGTGACCCACGAAGAGCACACCGGCCGGGTCGGCGCCGGGGTCTTCAGCCCCCGCCAGCTCTGGACGTCACTGCCCGACGCGGTCCGGAAGCTCAACCCGAAGCACCAGCTCGGCAACCCGGTGATGTTCGTGGTGTGGGTGGGCTCCGCGCTCACCACCGTCTTCGCGATCACCGACCCGAGCGTGTTCACGATCCTGATCGCCGTCTGGCTGTGGTTCACGGTGCTGTTCGCGAACCTCGCCGAGGCCGTCGCCGAAGGACGCGGCAAGGCACAGGCGGAAAGCCTGCGGCGGTCGAAGAAGGAAACCGTCGCCCGCCGGCTCACCTCGGACGGCGAGGAGCAGGTACCCGGGGTCGACCTGAAGATCGGCGACCTGGTCGTCGTCGAGGCGGGCGAGGTGATCCCGGGTGACGGCGACGTCGTCGAGGGCATCGCGACCGTCGACGAGTCGGCCATCACCGGCGAGTCGGCCCCGGTCATCCGCGAGTCCGGCGGCGACCGCAGCGCCGTCACCGGCGGCACGACCGTGCTGAGCGACCGGATCGTCGTCAAGATCACCACCAAGCCCGGCGAGTCCTTCGTGGACCGCATGATCGCGTTGGTGGAAGGCGCTTCCCGGCAGAAGACGCCGAACGAGATCGCGCTGACGATCCTGCTCTCGACCCTCACGATCATCTTCCTGCTCGCCGTCGTGGCGTTGCAGCCGATGGCCCGCTACTCCGGGTCCGAGCAGTCGGTGATCGTGCTGACGGCACTGCTCGTCTGCCTGATCCCGACGACCATCGGCGCGCTGCTGAGCGCCATCGGCATCGCGGGCATGGACCGCCTGGTGCAGCGCAACGTCCTCGCGACGAGCGGCCGTGCGGTCGAGGCCGCGGGCGACGTCTCGACGCTGCTGCTCGACAAGACCGGCACGATCACCTTCGGCAACCGCCGGGCCACCGAGCTGATCCCGGTCGGATCGTCCACTCCGGACGAGCTGGCGCGGGCCGCCCGGCTGGCCAGCCTCGCCGACGAAACCCCTGAAGGGCGCAGCGTCGTCGAGCTGACGTCGGACCACGCGAGCCAGGACGAACGCGGCGAGTTCGTCCCCTTCACCGCGCAGACCCGGATGAGCGGGATCGACATCGGGAGCCGGCGGATCCGCAAGGGCGCCGCTTCGGCGGTCCGCGCCTGGGTGCGCGACCACGGCGGGGAGTTCCCCGACGAGACCGAGCGGGTGGTCGACGAGATCGCCGCCCAGGGCGGCACTCCGCTCGTCGTCGCCGAAGACGCGGTGGTGCGCGGCGTGATCCGGCTGTCCGACGTCGTCAAGCCGGGCATGAAGGAGCGCTTCCGGGAACTGCGGGCGATGGGCATCAAGACGGTGATGATCACCGGCGACAACCCGCTCACCGCCAAGGCCATCGCGGCGGACGCGGGCGTCGACGACTACCTCGCCGAGGCCAAGCCGGAAGACAAGATGGCGCTCATCAAGCAGGAGCAGGAGGGCGGGCGCCTGGTCGCGATGACCGGCGACGGCACCAACGACGCCCCCGCGCTCGCGCAGTCCGACGTCGGCGTCGCGATGAACACCGGTACCTCGGCCGCCAAGGAGGCCGGGAACATGGTCGACCTCGACAGCGACCCGACGAAGCTGATCGAGATCGTCGAGATCGGCAAGCAGCTGCTGATCACCCGCGGCGCGCTGACGACGTTCAGCGTCGCGAACGACCTCGCGAAGTACTTCGCGATCCTGCCGGCGATGTTCACCGGCATCTTCGCCCAGCTCGGCGCGCTGAACATCATGCACCTGGCCACGCCGAAGTCGGCGATCCTGTCCGCGGTCATCTTCAACGCGCTGATCATCGTCGTGCTCATCCCGCTGGCCCTGCGCGGCGTGCGGTACAAGCCGTCGTCGGCCTCGGCGCTGCTGCGCCGCAACCTGCTCGTCTACGGCCTCGGCGGGATCGTCAGCCCCTTCCTCGGGATCTGGCTGATCGACCTGCTGGTGCGCCTCATCCCTGGAATCGGGTGA
- a CDS encoding Gfo/Idh/MocA family protein, translating into MRLGLAGTGRIGTAHAETLKGFEEVESVVVADVDTGRARSAAAKLGVEVAASLDELFAAGLDGLVVTAATDAHPGLIIAAVDAGIPVFCEKPVAADIPGTLAVIDRIGASDVPVQIGFQRRFDAGYAAARAAVASGELGWLHTLRATTFDPAPPPAEYVAHSGGLFRDCGVHDFDIIRWVSGREVAEVYAIGANRGERFFADAGDVDTAAATLTLDDGTLATVSLTRYNGAGYDVRLEALGSVSGVVVGLDDRAPLRSVEPGVAPLPGPAYPGFMERFRPAYTTELRAFLDVVAGRAPSPCVAADALEAFYIAEACELSRRERRPVGLAEVRR; encoded by the coding sequence ATGAGGTTGGGACTGGCGGGCACCGGCCGGATCGGCACCGCGCACGCGGAGACCTTGAAGGGCTTCGAGGAAGTGGAGTCGGTCGTGGTGGCCGACGTCGACACCGGGCGGGCCCGGTCGGCCGCGGCGAAGCTGGGCGTCGAGGTGGCGGCTTCCCTCGACGAGCTGTTCGCCGCGGGGCTGGACGGCCTGGTCGTCACGGCCGCCACCGACGCGCATCCGGGCCTGATCATCGCGGCGGTCGACGCGGGCATCCCGGTGTTCTGCGAAAAGCCGGTCGCGGCGGACATCCCGGGCACGCTGGCCGTCATCGACCGCATCGGCGCCTCGGACGTCCCGGTCCAGATCGGCTTCCAGCGCCGGTTCGACGCGGGCTACGCGGCGGCGCGGGCGGCGGTCGCGTCGGGCGAGCTGGGCTGGTTGCACACGCTGCGCGCGACGACGTTCGACCCCGCGCCCCCGCCCGCGGAGTACGTCGCCCACTCGGGCGGGCTGTTCCGCGACTGCGGCGTGCACGACTTCGACATCATCCGCTGGGTGAGCGGCCGTGAAGTGGCCGAGGTCTACGCGATCGGTGCCAACCGCGGCGAGCGGTTCTTCGCCGACGCGGGTGACGTCGACACGGCGGCGGCGACGCTGACCCTGGACGACGGCACGCTGGCGACGGTGTCGCTGACCCGCTACAACGGCGCGGGCTACGACGTGCGGCTCGAGGCGCTGGGATCGGTGTCCGGCGTGGTCGTCGGCCTGGACGACCGGGCGCCGCTGCGGTCGGTCGAGCCGGGGGTGGCCCCGCTGCCGGGCCCGGCGTACCCGGGGTTCATGGAGCGGTTCCGCCCGGCCTACACGACGGAACTGCGGGCGTTCCTCGACGTCGTCGCCGGCCGGGCGCCTTCGCCGTGCGTCGCGGCGGATGCGCTCGAAGCGTTCTACATCGCGGAGGCGTGCGAGCTGTCCCGCCGCGAGCGGCGGCCGGTGGGGCTGGCGGAGGTCAGGCGCTGA
- a CDS encoding GNAT family N-acetyltransferase: MTVLTPLDEPALVRLLEAAVAGADPLEVMPPVEGPPGWTAARRAAFLAFHHARSLNPATAVERTWVVDVDGVAVGAARLERHGDAVEAGIWLRRDVRGRGIGTQVTALLLAEAQRSGAARFIASTTADNHSARSLLGGIGAALTVAGEEVAADLPLS; encoded by the coding sequence GTGACCGTTCTGACGCCGTTGGACGAGCCGGCCCTGGTGCGGCTGCTCGAAGCCGCCGTCGCCGGAGCCGACCCGCTCGAGGTCATGCCGCCGGTCGAGGGCCCGCCCGGCTGGACCGCTGCCCGCCGCGCCGCGTTCCTCGCCTTCCACCACGCCCGGTCCCTGAACCCGGCGACCGCGGTGGAGCGCACCTGGGTGGTCGACGTGGACGGGGTCGCCGTGGGTGCAGCCCGCCTGGAGCGCCACGGTGACGCTGTGGAGGCGGGCATCTGGTTGCGCCGCGACGTCCGCGGCCGCGGGATCGGCACGCAGGTCACGGCGCTGCTGCTGGCCGAAGCGCAGCGGTCGGGCGCGGCCCGCTTCATCGCCTCGACGACGGCGGACAACCACAGCGCCCGGTCGTTGCTGGGCGGGATCGGAGCGGCACTCACCGTAGCAGGGGAGGAGGTCGCGGCGGACCTACCGCTGAGCTGA
- a CDS encoding SRPBCC family protein, protein MVRNVHTRRFPVSADRLVSLLDTLGTPHDRLWPVADWPPTRLDGPRTPGTPAGHGPVRYVVEEVSPDRLRCRFTAPAGVDGHHEFTIDGGALTHVLEASLHGRARLTWPLFFRPLHDALLEGLLDRAERDLTGRVARPVRWSPYVRFLRALGKIGSRVGRPAAKLRT, encoded by the coding sequence ATGGTCCGCAACGTCCACACCCGTCGGTTCCCGGTCTCCGCCGACCGGCTGGTCTCCCTGCTGGACACGCTCGGCACCCCGCACGACCGCCTCTGGCCGGTCGCCGACTGGCCCCCGACCCGCCTCGACGGCCCCCGCACCCCGGGCACCCCGGCCGGTCACGGCCCGGTCCGCTACGTCGTGGAAGAGGTTTCGCCGGACCGCCTGCGGTGCCGGTTCACGGCTCCGGCGGGGGTGGACGGCCACCACGAGTTCACGATCGACGGCGGTGCGCTGACGCACGTCCTGGAGGCGTCGCTCCATGGCCGGGCCCGGCTGACGTGGCCGCTGTTCTTCCGCCCACTGCACGACGCGCTGCTGGAGGGGTTGCTGGACCGGGCCGAGCGGGACCTGACCGGCCGGGTGGCGCGGCCGGTCCGGTGGTCGCCCTACGTCCGGTTCCTGCGGGCCCTGGGCAAAATCGGGTCGCGCGTGGGGCGTCCGGCGGCGAAACTCCGGACGTGA
- the asnB gene encoding asparagine synthase (glutamine-hydrolyzing), translating into MCGIAGWVSYDADLTRRRDVVDAMTETMACRGPDDVGTWVRTHVALGHRRLAIIDLPGGRQPMSVHTPNGDVAMVYSGEAYNFTELKEELTKLGHRWETDSDTEVVLHGYLQWGDEVVDHLNGMYAFAIWDERDDRLVMIRDRMGIKPFYYYPTRDGVLFGSEPKAILANPLAGKVVDTDGLRELMAFTKRPGWSLWKGMEEVQPGTIVTVSREGVRTRTYWKLDAKQHTDDQETTVARVRELMTDIVHRQLVADVPRCVLLSGGLDSSAVTGLAAAHLAEQGEQLRTFSVDFFGQEENFKPDEMRDTADSPFIRDVADLVGSAHQDVMLNPAELSDPAVRRAVLKARDIPAGLGDMDTSLYLLFKAIRGESTVALSGESADEVFGGYRWFHDEQAVNADTFPWLAFRTSMMDERASLYTTELRQKLDLEAYIADQYASAVAAVDHLDGESEREARMRTICNLHLTRFVRMLLDRKDRASMAVGLEVRVPFCDHRLVEYVYNTPWSLKTFDSREKSLLRHATKHVLPDSVRDRVKSPYPSTQDPGYAAALQQQVKEVLAEPGHQVFGLVDKTWAHRVSEVDPATMDPAARVGLDRLLDLYHWIEMYSPTLELS; encoded by the coding sequence ATGTGCGGTATCGCCGGCTGGGTTTCCTACGACGCCGACCTCACCCGCCGCCGGGACGTGGTCGACGCCATGACGGAGACCATGGCCTGCCGCGGCCCGGACGACGTCGGCACGTGGGTGCGCACGCACGTCGCGCTCGGGCACCGGCGGCTGGCCATCATCGACCTGCCCGGCGGCCGTCAGCCGATGTCCGTGCACACGCCGAACGGCGACGTCGCGATGGTCTACAGCGGTGAGGCCTACAACTTCACCGAGCTGAAGGAAGAGCTGACGAAGCTCGGCCACCGGTGGGAGACCGACAGCGACACCGAGGTCGTGCTGCACGGCTACCTGCAGTGGGGCGACGAGGTCGTCGACCACCTCAACGGCATGTACGCCTTCGCGATCTGGGACGAGCGCGACGACCGCCTCGTGATGATCCGCGACCGGATGGGCATCAAGCCGTTCTACTACTACCCGACGCGCGACGGCGTGCTGTTCGGCTCCGAGCCGAAGGCCATCCTGGCGAACCCGCTGGCCGGCAAGGTGGTCGACACCGACGGCCTGCGCGAGCTGATGGCGTTCACCAAGCGCCCCGGCTGGTCGCTGTGGAAGGGCATGGAGGAGGTCCAGCCGGGCACGATCGTCACCGTGTCCCGCGAGGGCGTCCGCACCCGCACGTACTGGAAGCTCGACGCGAAGCAGCACACCGACGACCAGGAGACCACGGTCGCCCGCGTCCGCGAGCTGATGACCGACATCGTCCACCGCCAGCTGGTCGCGGACGTCCCGCGCTGCGTGCTGCTCTCGGGCGGCTTGGACTCCAGCGCCGTCACCGGTCTCGCCGCCGCGCACCTCGCCGAACAGGGCGAGCAGCTGCGGACGTTCTCCGTCGACTTCTTCGGCCAGGAAGAGAACTTCAAGCCGGACGAGATGCGCGACACCGCGGACTCGCCGTTCATCCGCGACGTCGCGGACCTGGTCGGGTCCGCGCACCAGGACGTCATGCTCAACCCGGCGGAGCTGAGCGACCCGGCGGTGCGGCGCGCGGTGCTGAAGGCCCGGGACATCCCGGCCGGGCTCGGCGACATGGACACGTCGCTGTACCTGCTGTTCAAGGCGATCCGCGGCGAGTCGACGGTGGCGCTGTCGGGCGAGTCGGCCGACGAGGTGTTCGGCGGCTACCGCTGGTTCCACGACGAGCAGGCCGTCAACGCCGACACGTTCCCGTGGCTGGCGTTCCGGACGTCGATGATGGACGAGCGGGCATCGCTGTACACGACCGAACTGCGGCAGAAGCTGGACCTGGAGGCGTACATCGCGGACCAGTACGCGTCGGCCGTCGCCGCGGTCGACCACCTGGACGGCGAGTCCGAGCGCGAAGCGCGGATGCGGACCATCTGCAACCTCCACCTCACCCGCTTCGTGCGGATGCTGCTCGACCGCAAGGACCGCGCTTCGATGGCGGTGGGCCTGGAGGTCCGCGTGCCGTTCTGCGACCACCGGCTGGTCGAGTACGTCTACAACACGCCGTGGTCGCTGAAGACGTTCGACAGCCGGGAGAAGAGCCTGCTGCGGCACGCGACCAAGCATGTGCTGCCGGACTCGGTGCGGGACCGGGTGAAGAGCCCGTACCCCTCGACGCAGGACCCGGGCTACGCGGCGGCGTTGCAGCAGCAGGTCAAGGAGGTCCTGGCCGAGCCGGGTCACCAGGTGTTCGGCCTGGTGGACAAGACGTGGGCGCACCGGGTGTCCGAAGTGGACCCGGCGACCATGGACCCGGCGGCGCGCGTCGGGCTGGACCGGCTGCTCGACCTCTACCACTGGATCGAGATGTACTCCCCCACGCTCGAACTCTCTTGA
- a CDS encoding potassium-transporting ATPase subunit C, whose amino-acid sequence MNTLVKQTWAGLRVLVVLTVLLGVLYPLAVWAIARIPGLEGNAEGSVVTQNGQAVGSSLIGVDPVPADPAHDPWFHTRPSAVSPDMPSGASNKGPYNEDLVKTIGERKDAIAKREGVSPDQVPPDAVTASGSGLDPSISVAYADLQIARVARNTGLPVDRVKQLVEQNTTGAGIGVPGVNVLQLNLAVQGAAGGAH is encoded by the coding sequence GTGAACACTCTCGTCAAGCAGACCTGGGCCGGGCTGCGCGTCCTCGTCGTGCTGACCGTCCTGCTCGGCGTCCTCTACCCCCTCGCCGTGTGGGCCATCGCCCGCATCCCGGGGCTGGAAGGCAACGCCGAAGGCTCGGTCGTCACGCAGAACGGCCAGGCGGTCGGGTCGTCGCTCATCGGCGTCGACCCGGTGCCCGCGGACCCGGCGCACGACCCGTGGTTCCACACCCGGCCGTCGGCGGTCAGCCCCGACATGCCGTCGGGTGCGTCCAACAAGGGCCCGTACAACGAGGATCTCGTGAAGACCATCGGGGAGCGCAAGGACGCCATCGCCAAGCGCGAAGGCGTGTCACCCGACCAGGTACCGCCGGACGCGGTGACGGCGTCGGGCTCCGGCCTCGACCCGTCGATCAGCGTGGCCTACGCGGACCTTCAGATCGCCCGCGTGGCCCGGAACACCGGGCTCCCGGTGGACCGGGTGAAGCAGCTGGTCGAGCAGAACACGACGGGGGCCGGGATCGGCGTTCCGGGCGTGAATGTGCTCCAGCTCAACTTGGCCGTGCAAGGTGCGGCCGGAGGGGCACACTGA
- a CDS encoding TetR/AcrR family transcriptional regulator, with protein sequence MGRPATHTTAQFLGAATTLFAAGGARAVTMAATAKAAGAPNGSIYHRFPDRPALLTELWRHTLRDFQDTFTESLGEATTIEAAVQAATSVVHWCRKHPEGARVLDAGKHAFGPADWSPEAAKAVAKDEQELRDTLKRATHALPTLTGCTDEEVVLALVEIPRAVVHRYLSTGRTPPPKAAALVERTVRKLLRP encoded by the coding sequence ATGGGCCGCCCCGCGACGCACACCACAGCACAGTTCCTCGGTGCCGCCACCACCCTCTTCGCCGCGGGCGGGGCTCGCGCCGTGACCATGGCCGCCACCGCGAAGGCCGCCGGAGCGCCCAACGGCTCGATCTACCACCGCTTCCCGGACCGCCCCGCCCTGCTCACCGAGCTCTGGCGCCACACCCTCCGCGACTTCCAGGACACCTTCACCGAGAGCCTCGGCGAAGCGACGACGATCGAGGCGGCCGTCCAAGCCGCGACGAGCGTCGTCCACTGGTGCCGCAAGCACCCCGAGGGCGCGCGGGTCCTCGACGCCGGCAAGCACGCCTTCGGCCCGGCCGACTGGTCACCCGAGGCCGCGAAGGCCGTCGCGAAGGACGAACAGGAACTGCGTGACACGCTCAAGCGCGCCACGCACGCCCTGCCGACGCTCACCGGCTGCACGGACGAAGAGGTCGTCCTCGCCCTCGTCGAGATCCCGCGCGCGGTCGTCCACCGCTACCTCTCGACCGGCCGGACTCCCCCGCCGAAGGCCGCGGCGCTGGTCGAACGCACCGTCCGGAAGCTGCTGCGCCCGTGA
- the kdpF gene encoding K(+)-transporting ATPase subunit F yields MSGAGAVANVVGGLLALGLLVYLFVALIRPEKF; encoded by the coding sequence GTGAGCGGCGCCGGGGCCGTGGCCAACGTCGTCGGCGGACTGCTGGCGCTCGGCCTGCTCGTGTACCTGTTCGTCGCCTTGATCAGGCCGGAGAAATTCTGA
- a CDS encoding LacI family DNA-binding transcriptional regulator has translation MRPTMEDVAARAGVSRALVSLVMRNSPKVSDARRTAVLRAAEELGYQPHVMARSLASRTSTVLGVMVNDLRNAFFADVVEGLDAAAQAAGFDLVLNTGGRSPAREGNALRSLLSFRPAGVILLSPVVPASAIEAAARQCPVVLVSRTSRASGVDTVNDDGEAGSALAVDHLAGLGHRRIAHLDGGGAAGAAQRRRGFQAAMRRHGLEPIVVRSEHTDTGGEKSVRELLATYSRAELPTGLVAGNDFNAVGAISALEEAGLRVPEDVSVVGYDNTSLAALRHLSLTTVDQPRTEMGRLAFEALIERVRGERTEPVRHLLHPSLVVRATTAEMTETGGARR, from the coding sequence ATGCGTCCGACCATGGAGGACGTCGCCGCGCGGGCGGGGGTTTCCCGCGCACTGGTCTCCCTGGTGATGAGGAATTCACCGAAGGTCTCCGACGCCCGGCGCACCGCTGTGCTGCGTGCGGCCGAAGAACTCGGCTACCAGCCGCACGTCATGGCGCGGTCCCTGGCCAGCCGGACGTCCACTGTGCTCGGTGTGATGGTCAACGACCTGCGCAACGCCTTCTTCGCCGACGTCGTCGAGGGCCTGGACGCGGCTGCGCAGGCCGCGGGCTTCGACCTGGTCCTCAACACCGGCGGCCGCAGCCCCGCGCGCGAGGGGAACGCCTTGCGCAGCCTGCTTTCCTTCCGCCCGGCGGGGGTCATCCTGCTCTCGCCGGTCGTGCCCGCGTCGGCCATCGAAGCCGCGGCCCGGCAGTGCCCGGTGGTGCTGGTCTCCCGCACCTCGCGAGCGTCCGGTGTGGACACCGTGAACGACGACGGCGAAGCGGGGTCCGCGCTGGCCGTCGACCACCTCGCCGGCCTCGGGCACCGGCGCATCGCCCACCTCGACGGCGGCGGTGCGGCCGGGGCGGCCCAGCGCCGTCGCGGGTTCCAGGCGGCCATGCGGCGCCACGGGCTGGAGCCGATCGTCGTGCGCAGCGAGCACACCGACACCGGCGGCGAGAAGTCCGTGCGGGAGCTGCTGGCGACGTACTCGCGCGCCGAACTGCCCACGGGTCTGGTGGCAGGCAACGACTTCAACGCCGTCGGCGCCATTTCGGCACTCGAAGAAGCCGGGCTGCGCGTGCCCGAGGACGTCTCGGTCGTCGGCTACGACAACACGTCACTCGCGGCGCTGCGGCACCTCTCACTGACCACAGTGGACCAGCCGCGGACCGAAATGGGCCGGCTGGCCTTCGAAGCCTTGATCGAACGCGTCCGCGGGGAGCGCACGGAGCCGGTCCGGCACCTGCTGCACCCGTCCCTGGTGGTCCGCGCGACCACCGCCGAGATGACTGAGACAGGAGGAGCACGACGATGA
- the kdpA gene encoding potassium-transporting ATPase subunit KdpA: MTDTAAGLIQLGLLLAALAVVYKPLGDYLARVFSTEKHLKLEKGLYKLFRVDPDSEQRWPTYAAGVLGFSFVSIVLLYLLQRLQSLLPWSLGRGAVSPGVAFNTAVSFVTNTNWQSYVPETTMGHFVQMAGLTVQNFLSAGVGLAVAIAVTRGFVRAKTDRLGNFWVDLTRGTIRVLLPMAFVFAIVLIALGVVQSLKAGVAVTNPDGSQSTIALAPAASQEAIKELGTNGGGILNANSAHPFENPTAWTNLIELFLILVIPVSLTRAFGKLVGKPKQGYVLLGVMGVLWAASLALIWLSEATANNPAALAAGASMEGKEQRFGIGLTSIFADTTTGTSTGAVNGAQDSLSGLGGGGPLLNMLYGEISPGGVGTGLYGILVMAIIAMFLAGLMVGRTPEYLGKKLGKREVTCAAIAMLAMPTVVLLGSGIALLLPGTAGALGNGGAHGLSEILYGYASTGNNNGSAFGGLTATSDWFQSSFGVAMAIGRFVPILAVLCLAGSLAAQRKVPETAGTLPTTGPLFATMLTGTVVLVAALTFIPALALGPIAEALA; this comes from the coding sequence ATGACCGACACCGCGGCCGGGCTCATCCAGCTCGGCCTCCTCCTCGCCGCCCTCGCCGTGGTCTACAAGCCGCTCGGCGACTACCTGGCGCGCGTCTTCTCCACCGAGAAGCACCTGAAGCTCGAAAAGGGTCTCTACAAGCTCTTCCGCGTCGACCCGGACTCCGAGCAGCGGTGGCCGACCTACGCCGCGGGCGTGCTCGGCTTCTCGTTCGTCTCGATCGTCCTGCTCTACCTGCTGCAGCGGTTGCAGTCGCTCCTGCCGTGGAGCCTGGGCCGCGGCGCGGTGAGCCCCGGCGTCGCCTTCAACACGGCGGTTTCGTTCGTCACCAACACGAACTGGCAGTCCTACGTCCCCGAGACGACGATGGGCCACTTCGTGCAGATGGCCGGGCTGACCGTGCAGAACTTCCTGTCCGCCGGCGTCGGCCTCGCCGTGGCGATCGCGGTGACCCGCGGGTTCGTCCGGGCGAAGACCGACCGGCTCGGCAACTTCTGGGTGGACCTCACGCGCGGCACGATCCGCGTCCTGCTGCCGATGGCGTTCGTGTTCGCGATCGTGCTGATCGCGCTCGGTGTCGTGCAGAGCCTCAAGGCCGGCGTCGCCGTCACCAATCCCGACGGCAGCCAGAGCACCATCGCCCTGGCGCCCGCGGCGAGCCAGGAGGCGATCAAGGAACTCGGCACCAACGGCGGGGGCATCCTCAACGCCAACTCCGCGCACCCGTTCGAGAACCCCACCGCGTGGACGAACCTCATCGAGCTGTTCCTGATCCTGGTGATCCCGGTCAGCCTCACCCGGGCGTTCGGCAAGCTCGTCGGCAAGCCCAAGCAGGGGTACGTCCTGCTCGGCGTGATGGGCGTGCTGTGGGCCGCGTCGCTGGCGCTCATCTGGCTCTCCGAGGCCACCGCGAACAACCCGGCGGCGCTGGCCGCGGGCGCGAGCATGGAGGGCAAGGAACAGCGGTTCGGCATCGGGCTGACGTCGATCTTCGCCGACACCACCACCGGCACGTCGACCGGTGCGGTCAACGGCGCCCAGGACAGCCTGTCGGGCCTCGGCGGCGGGGGCCCGCTGCTGAACATGCTCTACGGCGAGATCTCGCCCGGCGGTGTCGGCACCGGTCTCTACGGGATCCTGGTCATGGCGATCATCGCCATGTTCCTGGCCGGCCTGATGGTCGGGCGCACGCCGGAGTACCTGGGCAAGAAGCTCGGCAAGCGCGAGGTCACCTGCGCGGCGATCGCCATGCTGGCGATGCCGACCGTGGTGCTCCTCGGCTCCGGGATCGCGTTGCTGCTGCCGGGCACGGCGGGCGCGCTGGGCAACGGCGGCGCGCACGGCCTGTCCGAAATCCTCTACGGCTACGCGTCCACCGGCAACAACAACGGCAGCGCGTTCGGCGGGCTGACCGCGACGAGCGACTGGTTCCAGTCGTCGTTCGGCGTCGCGATGGCGATCGGCCGGTTCGTGCCGATCCTCGCCGTGCTCTGCCTGGCCGGCTCCCTGGCCGCGCAGCGCAAGGTGCCCGAAACCGCCGGCACCCTGCCCACCACCGGGCCGCTGTTCGCCACCATGCTCACCGGCACGGTGGTGCTCGTCGCGGCCCTCACGTTCATCCCGGCGCTCGCGCTCGGGCCCATCGCGGAGGCACTCGCATGA